TGCAATCGATGTTTTGCCCGCACCGCCATGGGCGACAAGGGCGATATTTCTCAGCTTATCTGCCATTTTCGATCACTCTTGCTCCTCTCTAAGAAAGAATATGGGGTTTGAATACCGACGCCATGAAAATTTTTATTGATATACAGGCACCCTGAAAAAATCAAGGGCAAAAACCTGATTATAAAACGGAATCATCGTTGGCGAGCAGAATGATAAACTCCAGGTTTCCCTTGGGGCCCCGGATGGGGGAGGGGATCACCGGACCGGGTACCAGGCCGATTTCTTTGAAATAGTCGATCAGCTCCTGTATGACACGATCGTGCTGACGCGGATCGCGCACCACCCCGCCTTTGCCGACTTGACCCTTTCCGACTTCAAACTGCGGCTTGATCAAAGCCAATATACGACCGTTTGGTTTCAAGAACGGTTGGACGGCCGGAACAACGATTCTGAGGGAAATAAAGGAGGTATCAATGGTCGCCAGATCCACTTTTTCGGGCAGGCGTTCGGGGGCAAGGTGCCGAATGTTAGTCCTTTCTATGGAAACGACACGCGGATCCCGGCGTAATTGCCAGGCCAGCTGACCGTATCCGACATCCACGGCATACACACGGCGGGCGCCATGTTGCAGCAGGCAGTCGGTAAATCCGCCTGTAGAGGCGCCCACATCAAGACATACCCCATCATCGAGTCGAAGTGACAGCGCCTCGATGGCAGCCGCCAGTTTCAACCCTCCCCGACTCACATAGGGCAATTCTTCGCCCTTCAAGCTGATCGACGCATCCATGGGGATGGCTGTGCCGGGTTTGTCGCTGAGCTGTCCATCGACCAGCACTTTACCTGCCATGATCAGGGCCTTGGCCCTGGGGCGGCTGGCTGCCAGACCTCTATCAACCAATAAGATATCCAGACGCTGCTTATTGGGCATGCCACATTGCGTTTACTGATTCTGGACAAGCACGTTGAGGTTTTGGCTTGGTGCATGCCGTTCGAACAGTTCATGCACCGCCTCCACGACACTTTTGACATTGAGGCCGCAATTCGACCGCAGCAGGTTTGCCGAACCATGCTCGATGAATCGATCGGGCAAACCGATTCTTTTGACGAACGCCGGATTGACACCATGGTCGAACAGCGCTTCGATCACGGCGCTGCCGAAACCACCGGAGAGGGCGTTCTCTTCGAGAGTGACGACGAAAGGTACTTTTTGTGCCAGTCGGCAAATGGTGTCACTATCCAAGGGCTTGACGAAACGGCAGTTGACAACTGTGGCATGGATTCCCTCTGCCGACAGTTTTGTCTTGGCCCCCATGGCGACTGAAACCATATTGCCGATGGCCAGCAGGAGCACATCATTGCCCTGAGCCAGGATTTCCGCCCGGCCGATGGGTATCGCCGCAGGCTCATCGTCCAATGGGACCCCAAATCCCATACCCCGCGGGTATCGGACGGCAACGGGTCCATCATGGGACAAGGCCGTTATCATCATTCGACATAATTCGTTCTCGTCCTTGGGCGCCATGACGATCATATTGGGCAGGCTTCTCAAGTAGGAAAGATCGAATTGGCCGTGGTGAGTCGGGCCATCTTCGCCGACCAGCCCGCCGCGGTCGATGGCAAACACCACTGGCAGACGCTCGATACAGACATCGTGGACAACCTGATCGAAGGCGCGTTGTAAAAAGGTGGAATAGATGGCGACGACCGGACGAAATCCCTCGGCGGCCATTCCCGCCGCAAAGGTCACGCCATGCTGTTCGGCGATCCCCACATCGAAAAAACGATCCGGAAAATGTTCGGCGAATTTACTCAGACCCGTGCCCTCAGGCATGGCTGCGGTCACGGCCACTAACTTTTCGTTCGTCTTGGCCACCTCGACCATGAAATCGCCAAAGACCGATGTGTAGGTGGGCACCGTGCAGGCCGGGGCGGTGCTGTTGCCCGTGGCGACGTCGAAGCAGCCCACGCCATGGAAATAGACCGGGTTGTTTTCCGCCTGGGCGTATCCCTTGCCCTTGGTCGTGGTCACGTGCAGCAGCACGGGGTCTTTTAGCGTCTTGATATTCGTGAGTATGGATATCAGATGGTTCAAATTGTGGCCGTTGATCGGACCGAAGTAGTCGAAGTTAAATGCCTCGAACAGCATGCCAGGCGTGATGAAGGTCTTGAACGACTCTTCGGACCGTTTGGCCCAGTTATAGATATTGTCACCGATTTTGGGCAAGGACTTAAGAAACTCGCCGAACTCCTTGCGCCACGCCTGGAGCCGTTGGTCCGAGAGGGTACGGCTCAGCAAAGATGACAAGGCCCCAACATTTCGCGAAATGGACATGTCGTTGTCGTTGAGAATCACGATCAGATCTTTATGCAGATCTCCGGCCTGGTTGAGGGCTTCGTACGCCAGACCCGCGGTCAACGAGCCATCTCCGATCACCGCCAACACTTTGGATCTTTTATCCTTTAGACGATTGGCGCATACCATGCCCAAGGCTGCTGAAATGGAGGTGGAGCTGTGCCCGGTGGTGAAATTGTCATAGATACTCTCGCTGCTCCTGGTAAAACCAGACAGCCCGCCATGCTTTCTCAGGGTATGAAACCGGTCGCGTCGACCGGTCAGCAACTTGTGGGCATAGGCTTGATGTCCGACATCCCAGATTACTTTGTCGTCGGGGGTATCGAACACATAATGAATGGCAATGGCAAGCTCGACCGCGCCGAGGCTCGATGCCAGGTGGCCGCCGTTTTTAGAGACGACATCGACAATGACCCGGCGGATTTCACTCGCCAGTTCCGGTAACAGGTTGCGCGGCAGCTTTTTCAAATCGGCCGGTGATTCGATATGTTCGAGCAATCCCAATGTGCGTGACTCCTGAATCGCTATCGTTTTCGATCCACGATGTACTGTGCAATGGCCCGCAAGGGGTCTGCCTTGTTATCAAAAATATCAAGTGCCCGCAAGGCGTCCCCGATCAGCTGATCGGCATAGGCGCGCGAGGGTTCGAGTCCCAAAAGGGCAGGGTAGGTGTTTTTTTGCCGCGATGCATCGGTTCCCACCGCTTTGCCCAGAACAGAGGGATCTCCTTGGATATTGAGAATGTCGTCGATCACCTGGAATGCGAGTCCGATATTATCCGCATATCGCTTCAAACGATCGATCTGATCATCGCTCGCTCCGCCCAACACAGCACCGACATGAACGGCCGCCCGAATCAGCGCGCCTGTCTTCAACCGGTGCATGTTTTCGAGCGCTTCTTGATTCAGTTTAACCCCCTCGAAGGAGAGGTCCCGGGCCTGTCCCTCGATCATCCCCAGGCAACCCGAGGCATTCGATATGATGGCAACCACCCGCAACCATCGCGACGCGTTGTCCGGTCCTGACTTGCAACCCGCTTCGGACAGCACCTCGAAAGCCATGTTGAGCAAGGCATCGCCCGTCAATATGGCGGTCGCCTCATCGAACTGAACATGGCACGTGGGCTTGCCGCGCCGCAGATCGTCATCATCCAGGGCAGGGAGGTCATCGTGGATCAAGGAATAGGTGTGAATCATCTCCAGTGCGCAAGCGGCCGGCAGGGCAATCTCCGGTTCTACGCCGACTGCGGTGCAGGCGGCCAGGCACAGAATAGGGCGCAGCCGCTTTCCGCCGGTGGAAAGCGCATAAACCACCGGTTCCCGCATCGTCAGTTCCAACGGTAAGGATTTCAGATGCTCATCCAAAGCCGTGTTGACGATTTGCCGTTGCAGAGCCAGGTAAGTTTTGAGTTCGAAGCCGGGGGAGGTGTGCTCAAGCATCCAGATCGTCCTGATCGGTATCGCCAAAAGGTGTTTCCGTTAGCGAGCCGTCGCCTTGTTCCATCAAAAGCGCAATCTTCTTTTCGGTTTCGTTGAGCTTCTGAGTACAAAGTTGACTCAGCTTGACGCCCTCTTCAAATTTTTTCAAGGCATTTTCAAGCGATAATTCACCGGACTCCATCTCCTGCACGAGCGTCTCCAGGCGTTCGAGCGCCTTTTCAAAAGAGAGTTTGGTCATTTCTGATAAATCCTGAATGTCGGGAAGATGCCGATGTGTATTCGTACGTTGTTATGCGTTAAATGTAAACTACCCATCGACCGTGGATTGAATTTTTCCTCTGGCCAGCAAGATTTCAAGCCGTTGGCCTTTGTGCACCTCAACGGCATCCATCACCACTTTCAGGTCGGGTAAAGTCCGCGTGATGCTGTACCCCCGCTGTAAAACCGCCTTGGGGCTCAGCGCTTCGAGCTTGACGTTCGCGCCATGAACACGATCTCGATACTTTGCAATTAACTTCTCATTTGATTTTAAAAGTCTGAAGTACAACATCTCAATCACTGGACGAACGTGTCTCTCGCGGATGACAGGGCTTTGGTTGGTCAACCGAAAGTGAACCTTCATTAAATGGACTTGACGATGTCGCACCAGTTCTAGACCCGCTCGAAAGAGACGTCCCTGAAGGTCATCGACACGCTGTTGATATGCCTGCAGTTTCTTGAGGGGATGGACGACCGCCCGGCCTAATCGATGAATGTGCTCACGGGAGACCAAAACCATTCGCGACATGGACCTTAAACACCGGTGCCTCAATTCAGAGCATCGGGAGAGCAACTCGATTTTCACCGGCACGACGATCTCGGCGGCGGCTGATGGGGTGGGCGCCCTCACATCGGCCACAAAATCGGCGATGGTAAAATCGATTTCATGGCCGACGGCCGACACCACCGGTGTCTCACAGGCATAGATGGCCCGGGCAACGGATTCCGCATTAAAAGCTGCCAGGTCCTCCATGGAGCCGCCCCCTCTGGCCAGGATAATCACGTCTGGCCTCACGATTTGATCGGCCAGCCTCAAAGCGTTTACGATCTCTTCAGAAGCGCCGTGGCCTTGAACCCGAACCGGCAGAATTTTGAGCTGCAGGGTGGGAAAACGGCGAAAGGTAATATTGATAATATCCTGTATGGCCGCCCCCGTAGGCGATGTGATGACACAGATGGTCCGTGGCAGAAAAGGCA
This Desulfatitalea tepidiphila DNA region includes the following protein-coding sequences:
- a CDS encoding TlyA family RNA methyltransferase, producing MPNKQRLDILLVDRGLAASRPRAKALIMAGKVLVDGQLSDKPGTAIPMDASISLKGEELPYVSRGGLKLAAAIEALSLRLDDGVCLDVGASTGGFTDCLLQHGARRVYAVDVGYGQLAWQLRRDPRVVSIERTNIRHLAPERLPEKVDLATIDTSFISLRIVVPAVQPFLKPNGRILALIKPQFEVGKGQVGKGGVVRDPRQHDRVIQELIDYFKEIGLVPGPVIPSPIRGPKGNLEFIILLANDDSVL
- the dxs gene encoding 1-deoxy-D-xylulose-5-phosphate synthase gives rise to the protein MGLLEHIESPADLKKLPRNLLPELASEIRRVIVDVVSKNGGHLASSLGAVELAIAIHYVFDTPDDKVIWDVGHQAYAHKLLTGRRDRFHTLRKHGGLSGFTRSSESIYDNFTTGHSSTSISAALGMVCANRLKDKRSKVLAVIGDGSLTAGLAYEALNQAGDLHKDLIVILNDNDMSISRNVGALSSLLSRTLSDQRLQAWRKEFGEFLKSLPKIGDNIYNWAKRSEESFKTFITPGMLFEAFNFDYFGPINGHNLNHLISILTNIKTLKDPVLLHVTTTKGKGYAQAENNPVYFHGVGCFDVATGNSTAPACTVPTYTSVFGDFMVEVAKTNEKLVAVTAAMPEGTGLSKFAEHFPDRFFDVGIAEQHGVTFAAGMAAEGFRPVVAIYSTFLQRAFDQVVHDVCIERLPVVFAIDRGGLVGEDGPTHHGQFDLSYLRSLPNMIVMAPKDENELCRMMITALSHDGPVAVRYPRGMGFGVPLDDEPAAIPIGRAEILAQGNDVLLLAIGNMVSVAMGAKTKLSAEGIHATVVNCRFVKPLDSDTICRLAQKVPFVVTLEENALSGGFGSAVIEALFDHGVNPAFVKRIGLPDRFIEHGSANLLRSNCGLNVKSVVEAVHELFERHAPSQNLNVLVQNQ
- a CDS encoding polyprenyl synthetase family protein, which gives rise to MLEHTSPGFELKTYLALQRQIVNTALDEHLKSLPLELTMREPVVYALSTGGKRLRPILCLAACTAVGVEPEIALPAACALEMIHTYSLIHDDLPALDDDDLRRGKPTCHVQFDEATAILTGDALLNMAFEVLSEAGCKSGPDNASRWLRVVAIISNASGCLGMIEGQARDLSFEGVKLNQEALENMHRLKTGALIRAAVHVGAVLGGASDDQIDRLKRYADNIGLAFQVIDDILNIQGDPSVLGKAVGTDASRQKNTYPALLGLEPSRAYADQLIGDALRALDIFDNKADPLRAIAQYIVDRKR
- a CDS encoding exodeoxyribonuclease VII small subunit; translation: MTKLSFEKALERLETLVQEMESGELSLENALKKFEEGVKLSQLCTQKLNETEKKIALLMEQGDGSLTETPFGDTDQDDLDA
- the xseA gene encoding exodeoxyribonuclease VII large subunit, with product MNEATQQATRQIFTVSQLTKNIKSLLEQKFSMIWISGEISNLRIPNSGHAYFSLKDDKAQIIAVMFRGQMRQLRFDLDDGLAIVGLGRVSVYEPRGNYQIILEYVEPMGAGALQLAFEQTKQRLTEEGLFSPEHKIPLPFLPRTICVITSPTGAAIQDIINITFRRFPTLQLKILPVRVQGHGASEEIVNALRLADQIVRPDVIILARGGGSMEDLAAFNAESVARAIYACETPVVSAVGHEIDFTIADFVADVRAPTPSAAAEIVVPVKIELLSRCSELRHRCLRSMSRMVLVSREHIHRLGRAVVHPLKKLQAYQQRVDDLQGRLFRAGLELVRHRQVHLMKVHFRLTNQSPVIRERHVRPVIEMLYFRLLKSNEKLIAKYRDRVHGANVKLEALSPKAVLQRGYSITRTLPDLKVVMDAVEVHKGQRLEILLARGKIQSTVDG